Proteins found in one Pantoea cypripedii genomic segment:
- a CDS encoding GntR family transcriptional regulator, translating into MTNQHTSLFARLTSILADESRTPLYKRFASAIKDAVREGVLVHEEILPGEREFSQSLGISRITVRKAMDELEKEGVVFRSRGYGTQICSQFEYSLKEPKGLSQQAVLRGKKPDTVWINKSKIRCTAEIAEKLGLSSGSDVWQLKRIRYVDQQAVSVEESWVSTQLIADADDIGISLYDYFREQQILPVKSQSRVSARMPDEALQQQIALPANVPVLVIKQLALDAQGNPLEYSISYCRSDMYVFIAE; encoded by the coding sequence ATGACCAATCAACACACTTCCCTGTTTGCCCGGCTTACATCCATCCTGGCGGATGAGAGCCGAACCCCCCTGTACAAGCGCTTTGCTTCCGCGATTAAAGATGCCGTGCGCGAAGGCGTACTGGTCCATGAGGAGATCCTGCCGGGTGAGCGCGAGTTCAGCCAGTCGCTGGGGATCTCGCGCATTACGGTTCGTAAAGCAATGGATGAGCTGGAAAAAGAGGGCGTGGTGTTTCGCTCACGCGGTTATGGCACGCAAATTTGCAGCCAGTTTGAGTATTCACTCAAAGAACCGAAGGGACTTTCGCAGCAGGCGGTGTTGCGTGGCAAAAAGCCCGATACCGTGTGGATCAACAAAAGCAAAATTCGTTGCACCGCCGAGATTGCAGAGAAACTGGGCCTGAGCAGCGGCAGCGATGTCTGGCAGCTGAAACGCATTCGCTATGTCGACCAACAGGCGGTGTCCGTGGAGGAGTCGTGGGTATCAACCCAGTTGATTGCCGATGCGGATGATATCGGCATCTCGCTGTACGATTACTTTCGCGAGCAGCAAATTCTGCCGGTAAAATCGCAGAGCCGCGTCAGCGCACGTATGCCGGATGAAGCGTTGCAACAGCAAATCGCCCTGCCCGCCAATGTGCCGGTGCTGGTGATTAAGCAGCTGGCACTCGACGCGCAAGGCAATCCGCTGGAGTACAGCATCAGCTACTGCCGTAGCGATATGTACGTGTTTATTGCTGAGTAA
- a CDS encoding maleate cis-trans isomerase family protein, whose product MTRQYRIGQIVPSSNITMETEIPAMLQARQLIRPERFTFHSSRMRMKHVNKDELAAMDKESDRCALELSDAQVDVLGYACLVAIMAMGPGYHRQSQQRLTAITRENDALAPVISSAGALVDALHIMGAKKIALVAPYMKPLTELVVDYIQREGIEVKVWRALEIADNLAVARHDPSNLPGIVADMPLDDVDVVVLSACVQMPSLPAVAKVEAQTGKPVITAAIATTYAMLKALELEPVVPGAGALLSGAW is encoded by the coding sequence ATGACTCGTCAATATCGTATCGGCCAAATCGTGCCGAGTTCTAACATCACCATGGAAACGGAAATCCCGGCCATGTTACAGGCGCGTCAGCTGATTCGCCCGGAGCGTTTTACTTTCCACTCCAGCCGTATGCGCATGAAACACGTCAACAAAGATGAGCTGGCGGCGATGGATAAAGAATCGGACCGTTGCGCACTGGAACTGTCGGACGCGCAGGTTGATGTGCTCGGCTATGCCTGTCTGGTGGCGATCATGGCGATGGGACCGGGCTATCACCGCCAGTCACAGCAGCGCCTGACCGCGATCACACGGGAAAACGACGCACTGGCCCCGGTGATTAGCAGCGCCGGTGCGCTGGTGGACGCGTTGCACATCATGGGGGCGAAGAAAATCGCGCTGGTGGCGCCGTATATGAAGCCGCTCACCGAGCTGGTGGTGGATTACATTCAGCGCGAAGGCATTGAGGTAAAAGTCTGGCGGGCGCTGGAGATTGCCGATAATCTCGCGGTCGCCCGTCACGATCCCAGCAATCTGCCGGGCATTGTTGCTGATATGCCGCTTGATGATGTGGATGTGGTGGTGCTGTCGGCCTGTGTACAAATGCCTTCCCTGCCAGCGGTCGCCAAAGTTGAAGCGCAAACCGGTAAACCGGTGATCACCGCCGCGATCGCCACCACCTACGCGATGCTCAAGGCGCTGGAGCTGGAGCCGGTTGTCCCCGGAGCCGGTGCGTTGCTGTCCGGAGCCTGGTAA
- a CDS encoding N-carbamoylsarcosine amidohydrolase, with protein MTQSASDNYAGVWGNRIGFGKRPALLMIDFLQGYTTEGAPLYAPGVVEAVRESEALLATARRYGIPVIHTQIRYHPQHQRDGGIWVQKAPVMRDMVEGNPLAAFCPEVLPLPEEVVITKQYASAFFGTALASLLVTEGIDTLIIAGCSTSGCVRASAVDALQYGFRAMVVRECVGDRHAAPHEANLFDIDSKYGDVVSKATTLEYLGQFSAR; from the coding sequence ATGACACAAAGCGCCAGTGACAATTACGCCGGTGTCTGGGGCAACCGTATCGGTTTTGGTAAGCGTCCCGCTCTGCTGATGATCGATTTTCTGCAAGGCTACACCACCGAGGGCGCGCCGTTGTATGCGCCGGGCGTGGTGGAGGCGGTACGCGAATCAGAAGCACTGCTGGCGACGGCGCGCCGTTACGGTATTCCGGTGATCCACACCCAGATTCGTTATCACCCACAGCACCAGCGTGACGGCGGTATCTGGGTACAGAAAGCCCCGGTGATGCGTGACATGGTGGAAGGCAATCCACTGGCCGCATTCTGCCCGGAAGTGCTGCCGTTGCCGGAAGAAGTGGTGATCACCAAGCAATATGCCAGCGCTTTCTTTGGCACTGCACTGGCATCGCTGCTGGTGACGGAAGGCATCGATACCCTGATCATCGCGGGTTGTTCCACCAGCGGCTGCGTGCGCGCCAGCGCCGTGGACGCTCTGCAATACGGCTTTCGTGCCATGGTGGTACGTGAATGCGTCGGCGATCGCCACGCGGCTCCACACGAAGCCAACCTGTTTGACATCGACAGTAAGTACGGCGATGTGGTGTCCAAAGCCACCACGCTGGAGTATCTCGGACAGTTCAGCGCCCGTTAA
- a CDS encoding alpha/beta fold hydrolase, which translates to MSTFVSGGQVQANGIRQHYLRYGGKGPTLILVPGITSPAITWGFVAEVFGQQFDTWVLDVRGRGLSSSGEGLDYGTESCADDINAFASALGLTQYHLVGHSMGARFIMRAAVKQPDGVLSLSLIDPPVSGPGRRLYPGQWPWYQDSIREAEQGMDAEAMKKYCPSWSEEQRQLRAEWLHTCYEPAIRRAYDDFHQLDIHQYFRQLPAQTLLMVAGKGGVILPEDEAEIRELLPSITVAHVEQAGHMIPWDDFPGFFAAFGSFLGATLQPETQP; encoded by the coding sequence ATGAGCACTTTTGTCAGTGGTGGACAGGTCCAGGCGAACGGCATTCGCCAGCACTACCTGCGCTATGGCGGCAAAGGCCCGACGCTAATCCTGGTGCCGGGTATCACCAGCCCGGCCATTACCTGGGGTTTTGTTGCGGAAGTGTTTGGTCAGCAGTTTGATACCTGGGTGCTGGATGTGCGCGGGCGTGGTTTATCCAGCAGCGGCGAAGGGCTGGATTACGGCACCGAAAGCTGCGCCGATGACATCAACGCGTTTGCCAGCGCACTGGGGCTGACGCAGTACCATCTGGTCGGCCATTCGATGGGGGCGCGTTTTATTATGCGCGCAGCCGTCAAGCAGCCGGATGGCGTGCTGTCACTGTCGCTGATTGATCCGCCGGTATCAGGACCGGGGCGTCGTCTTTATCCTGGACAGTGGCCGTGGTATCAGGATTCGATCCGTGAGGCGGAGCAGGGCATGGATGCGGAAGCGATGAAAAAATATTGTCCGAGCTGGAGCGAAGAACAACGCCAGCTGCGCGCGGAATGGCTGCATACCTGCTATGAACCGGCGATTCGACGTGCCTACGATGATTTCCATCAACTCGATATCCATCAATATTTCCGCCAGTTGCCCGCCCAAACCCTGCTGATGGTGGCAGGCAAGGGTGGGGTGATCCTGCCGGAAGATGAGGCAGAGATCCGCGAACTGCTGCCCTCCATTACCGTCGCGCATGTGGAGCAGGCTGGACATATGATCCCCTGGGATGATTTTCCCGGCTTCTTTGCCGCCTTTGGTTCTTTCCTTGGCGCCACCCTGCAACCGGAGACCCAGCCATGA
- a CDS encoding PfkB family carbohydrate kinase codes for MLTPDCLTRLTARLPVCVIGAAVVDVIADAYSLPHRGSDIELQQQGVNVGGCALNVAIALHRLGIPSLNALPLGKGIWAGIVRQKLAEYGIESVLETASGDNGWCLALVEPDGERTFLSVSGVENQWDAVLLDALPQPEHRWIYLSGYQLTSKSGEVLISWLERQALPYQLLVDFGPRLADIADADFARIIALKPLITVNRQEAELLWQERLGATETFDAHSLLTRWQQRFGGAMVVRLDSDGAGYSDGVTQGWVPALVTHVVDTIGAGDSHAGGLLAGLASGWSLADSVALGNAVASYVVSQRGGDCAPDLATLTTYWHQRLTQQ; via the coding sequence ATGCTGACGCCTGATTGCCTCACGCGGTTGACAGCGCGTCTGCCGGTCTGCGTCATCGGGGCGGCGGTGGTTGACGTGATTGCCGATGCTTATTCGCTGCCGCATCGTGGCAGCGATATTGAGTTGCAGCAGCAGGGTGTCAATGTGGGTGGTTGTGCCCTTAACGTGGCGATTGCCTTACATCGGCTCGGCATTCCGTCGCTCAATGCCTTGCCGCTGGGGAAGGGGATCTGGGCCGGGATTGTGCGCCAGAAGCTGGCAGAATATGGCATCGAAAGCGTGCTGGAAACCGCGTCCGGTGATAACGGCTGGTGCCTGGCGCTGGTGGAACCGGACGGGGAACGGACCTTTCTTTCGGTGAGCGGCGTAGAAAATCAGTGGGATGCGGTGCTGCTCGATGCCTTACCACAACCGGAGCATCGCTGGATCTATCTGTCGGGCTACCAGCTGACCAGTAAAAGTGGCGAGGTGTTGATCAGTTGGCTGGAACGCCAGGCGCTACCTTATCAGCTGCTGGTGGATTTTGGTCCGCGGCTGGCGGATATCGCGGATGCCGATTTTGCGCGCATCATAGCGTTGAAACCACTGATTACAGTGAACAGGCAGGAGGCGGAACTGCTGTGGCAGGAGCGTCTTGGCGCAACGGAAACCTTCGATGCGCACAGCCTGCTGACGCGCTGGCAGCAACGGTTTGGTGGCGCGATGGTGGTGCGGCTCGACAGCGACGGCGCGGGCTACAGCGATGGCGTGACGCAGGGCTGGGTTCCGGCACTGGTCACCCACGTAGTGGACACCATTGGTGCAGGCGACAGCCATGCTGGCGGTTTACTGGCCGGACTGGCTTCCGGCTGGTCACTGGCTGACAGCGTTGCGCTCGGCAATGCAGTGGCGTCTTATGTGGTATCGCAGCGCGGCGGTGATTGTGCACCGGACCTGGCGACGCTGACGACTTACTGGCACCAGCGGCTTACTCAGCAATAA
- a CDS encoding MFS transporter, whose translation MTVATTRPAVLAAEDTAAIYRKITWKLIPFLCLCYLAAYLDRINIGLAKLQMASDLSLSETAFGLGAGLFFVGYILFEVPSNLILQRVGAKIWIARIMITWGLLSTATLLVQTPMQFYIVRFLLGAAEAGFLPGVLFYLTKWFPSWRRSRIIALFMIGLPLSSLIGGPLSGWIMGNFHEVYGLRGWQWLFLLEGIPSVLLGVMTFWLLPNSVESASWLSEDEKQAVQRELAADEGEAKGVKHRLRDGLLNIRVVMLGGIDFSILLSAYAMGFWMPTFIKNAGTTDIATIGYLTAIPSLAALIGMLAIGGSSDRMRERRWHIIVPFIVGAAAMGVSTFFSHNVMMTVLLFSVAQAMIIGAVPVFFSLPATFLKGTAAAAGFALACSIANIAGLVSNSVMGIALDLTGSGNGALWFFAACLLLSCLLVIALPAKLVNR comes from the coding sequence ATGACTGTTGCTACAACCCGTCCTGCTGTGCTGGCAGCCGAGGACACTGCCGCGATTTACCGCAAGATCACCTGGAAACTGATTCCTTTTCTCTGTTTATGTTATCTGGCGGCGTATCTGGACCGTATTAATATCGGCCTGGCGAAGCTGCAAATGGCGAGCGATCTGTCGCTGAGCGAAACCGCGTTTGGCCTGGGTGCCGGGCTGTTTTTTGTCGGATACATTCTGTTCGAAGTGCCGAGCAACCTGATTTTACAACGTGTCGGCGCGAAGATCTGGATTGCGCGCATCATGATCACCTGGGGTTTACTCTCCACCGCGACACTGCTGGTGCAGACGCCGATGCAGTTCTACATTGTCCGCTTCTTACTTGGCGCGGCAGAAGCCGGTTTCCTGCCGGGTGTGTTGTTCTATCTGACTAAATGGTTCCCCTCGTGGCGTCGCAGCCGCATCATCGCGCTGTTTATGATTGGCCTGCCGCTCTCCAGTTTAATTGGCGGGCCGCTTTCCGGCTGGATCATGGGCAATTTTCATGAGGTTTACGGCCTGCGCGGCTGGCAGTGGTTGTTCCTGCTGGAGGGCATTCCGAGCGTGCTTCTGGGCGTGATGACCTTCTGGCTGTTGCCGAACAGCGTGGAAAGCGCCAGCTGGCTCAGTGAAGATGAAAAACAGGCGGTGCAACGTGAGCTGGCGGCTGACGAAGGCGAAGCGAAAGGGGTGAAACATCGTCTGCGCGATGGCCTGCTGAATATCCGCGTGGTGATGCTGGGGGGTATCGATTTCTCCATTCTGCTGAGTGCTTATGCGATGGGCTTCTGGATGCCGACCTTTATTAAAAACGCCGGAACCACTGATATCGCCACCATTGGCTATCTGACGGCGATCCCCAGCCTGGCGGCGCTGATCGGTATGCTGGCGATTGGCGGCAGTTCGGACCGCATGCGTGAACGTCGCTGGCATATCATCGTGCCGTTTATTGTTGGTGCAGCGGCGATGGGAGTCAGTACCTTTTTCTCCCATAACGTGATGATGACGGTGCTGCTGTTCTCTGTCGCGCAGGCGATGATCATTGGTGCCGTGCCGGTATTCTTCAGCTTGCCTGCCACCTTCCTGAAAGGCACGGCGGCCGCGGCAGGGTTCGCGCTGGCCTGTTCTATCGCCAACATTGCCGGGCTGGTCAGTAACTCGGTGATGGGAATTGCGCTGGATCTCACCGGCAGCGGCAACGGCGCGCTGTGGTTCTTTGCGGCTTGTCTGTTGCTGAGTTGCCTGCTGGTTATCGCTTTACCGGCGAAACTGGTTAACCGTTAA
- a CDS encoding helix-turn-helix domain-containing protein, with protein MTKMEFSYYYLLAQHKGRIVPADLVIEHIWPGREAVTSQNNLSQLTFKVKKKILEADGEVILRSSLKEGCMLSHSRRTLTLFIKSRLMSRICRLAILKKMH; from the coding sequence ATGACAAAGATGGAGTTCTCTTATTATTATCTGCTTGCTCAACACAAAGGAAGAATAGTCCCTGCCGACCTTGTTATCGAACACATCTGGCCCGGCAGAGAAGCGGTAACATCGCAGAACAATCTTTCCCAACTTACCTTCAAAGTGAAAAAGAAAATACTCGAAGCAGATGGAGAAGTGATATTAAGATCATCACTTAAAGAAGGATGTATGCTTTCACATAGCAGACGGACGCTAACATTGTTCATTAAATCCAGATTGATGTCCAGGATATGCAGGTTAGCTATTTTAAAAAAGATGCATTAA
- a CDS encoding FAD-dependent monooxygenase gives MSNMKRIAIVGAGLGGLAAGSLLQKAGFNVQVYEQSPAFSRLGAGIHMGPNVLKVFRRMGIEQQLEDLASHPDFWFSRDGETGEYLSRIPLGEYARKEYGAAYVTVHRGDLQAMQMTSLEPGSVHFGKCLSSVEDSGSDVVLRFQDGSEERADIVIGADGINSKLREHLLGAEAPTYSGWVAHRALIRGEQLRKYNLNFEDCVKWWSEDRHLMVYYTTKSRDEYYYVSGVPHPAWDFQGSFVDSSQQEMLDTFGHYHPVVQALIECSENVTKWPLLNRQPLPVWSEGRIVLLGDACHPMKPHMAQGAAMAIEDAAMLARCLTETGLEDYSTAFRLYEVNRKERASRVQSVSNANTFLRTQEDPAWVYGYDVFAAPLKSEGA, from the coding sequence ATGAGCAATATGAAACGCATCGCCATCGTTGGCGCAGGTCTTGGTGGCCTCGCAGCGGGTTCGCTGTTACAGAAAGCGGGCTTCAATGTGCAGGTTTATGAGCAGAGTCCGGCGTTTTCGCGTCTCGGTGCAGGGATCCACATGGGACCGAACGTCCTCAAAGTGTTCCGTCGTATGGGGATCGAGCAGCAGCTGGAAGATCTGGCATCACACCCGGATTTCTGGTTCAGCCGCGACGGCGAAACCGGGGAATACCTGTCACGTATTCCGCTGGGGGAATATGCCCGCAAAGAGTACGGCGCGGCTTATGTCACCGTGCATCGCGGTGATTTGCAGGCGATGCAGATGACCAGCCTGGAACCGGGTTCAGTGCACTTCGGCAAATGCCTCAGCAGCGTTGAAGATAGCGGCAGCGATGTGGTGTTGCGTTTCCAGGATGGCAGCGAAGAACGTGCCGATATCGTGATCGGTGCTGATGGCATCAACTCAAAACTGCGTGAACATCTGCTGGGCGCAGAAGCGCCGACCTACAGCGGCTGGGTGGCGCACCGCGCGCTGATCCGGGGTGAACAGCTGCGCAAATACAACCTCAATTTCGAAGATTGCGTGAAGTGGTGGTCGGAAGATCGTCACCTGATGGTTTACTACACCACCAAATCACGCGACGAGTACTACTACGTTTCCGGGGTGCCGCATCCGGCGTGGGATTTCCAGGGCAGCTTTGTCGACAGCAGCCAGCAGGAGATGCTGGACACCTTCGGCCATTACCATCCGGTCGTGCAGGCGCTGATCGAATGCAGTGAAAATGTCACCAAATGGCCGTTGCTGAATCGCCAGCCGCTGCCGGTCTGGAGTGAAGGCCGCATCGTGTTGCTGGGCGACGCTTGCCATCCGATGAAACCACATATGGCGCAGGGCGCTGCGATGGCCATCGAGGATGCGGCGATGCTGGCGCGCTGTCTGACTGAAACCGGCCTGGAGGATTACAGCACCGCGTTCCGTCTGTATGAAGTCAACCGCAAAGAACGCGCTTCACGCGTGCAATCTGTCTCCAACGCCAACACCTTCCTGCGTACTCAGGAAGATCCCGCCTGGGTTTACGGCTATGACGTCTTCGCCGCGCCGTTGAAAAGCGAGGGGGCGTGA
- a CDS encoding ADP-ribosylglycohydrolase family protein, which yields MTHQEKRILGAFYGQALGDAMGMPSELWPRSRVKQHFGWIDRFLPGPAENNAACYFGRAAFTDDTSMALALADAIMTHDGDINAETIGANILRWAEAFDAFNKNVLGPTSKIALNALKAGTPVTQLENNGMTNGAAMRVSPLGCLLPARDLAGFIDAVALASSPTHKSDVAIAGATAIAWAVSRAVDGASWATIRDELPSIARAAQEKRVTTFSASIAARIELALQVVAQGRGIESTLQQIYDLVGTGTSTIESVPAAIAMVELAACDPNRCAILCANLGGDTDTIGAMAVAICGALQGIEAIDPALKAELDAANKLDFTRYSSAFSRFRQQREAAYADA from the coding sequence ATGACACACCAGGAAAAACGGATTTTGGGCGCCTTTTATGGTCAGGCACTGGGCGATGCGATGGGGATGCCGTCAGAACTCTGGCCGCGCAGCCGCGTGAAACAGCATTTTGGCTGGATCGATCGCTTTCTGCCCGGTCCGGCTGAAAATAATGCCGCCTGCTATTTTGGCCGGGCGGCCTTTACCGACGACACCTCAATGGCGCTGGCGCTGGCTGACGCCATCATGACCCACGATGGTGACATCAATGCGGAAACCATCGGTGCCAATATTTTGCGCTGGGCGGAAGCGTTCGATGCCTTCAATAAAAATGTGCTGGGGCCGACGTCGAAAATCGCGCTCAATGCGTTGAAAGCCGGGACACCCGTGACGCAGCTGGAAAATAACGGCATGACCAACGGTGCGGCGATGCGCGTTTCGCCGCTGGGGTGTCTGTTACCGGCGCGTGATCTGGCAGGCTTTATTGATGCGGTGGCGCTGGCTTCCAGCCCCACGCACAAATCCGATGTAGCGATTGCCGGTGCCACGGCGATTGCCTGGGCCGTCTCGCGTGCGGTTGATGGTGCGAGTTGGGCAACTATTCGCGATGAGTTGCCGTCCATTGCCCGCGCAGCCCAGGAGAAGCGCGTGACCACCTTCAGCGCCTCCATCGCCGCGCGTATTGAGCTGGCGTTGCAGGTGGTGGCGCAGGGCAGGGGTATCGAATCCACCTTGCAGCAGATTTACGATCTGGTCGGTACCGGTACCAGCACCATCGAATCGGTGCCAGCCGCCATTGCAATGGTGGAACTGGCCGCCTGCGATCCCAACCGTTGCGCCATTCTCTGCGCCAATCTGGGCGGTGATACCGACACCATTGGTGCGATGGCGGTGGCGATTTGTGGGGCATTGCAGGGGATTGAGGCGATCGATCCGGCATTAAAAGCCGAGCTGGATGCGGCCAACAAGTTGGATTTCACCCGCTACAGCAGCGCGTTCAGTCGCTTCCGTCAGCAGCGTGAGGCCGCCTATGCTGACGCCTGA
- a CDS encoding nucleoside permease → MKNTMPKLSFMMFLEWFIWGAWFVPLWAFLSKNGFTPMEIAWCYACTSIAAILSPILVGSLADRFFQAQKVLALLMIVGAILMFFAAQQTHFGSFFPLLLLYALTYMPTIALTNSIAFSHVGDVERDYPRVRVMGTIGWIASGIACGFLPPLLGFGDISASNVPLLITAASSLVLGIFALMLPATEPKSTGKFSLRVALGLDALHLLKDRSFLVFFVCSFLFSMPLAFYYIFAEGYLTEVGLPHATGWMTLGQVSEIFFLLALPFFIKRFGIGKVLLLGLVTAALRYVFFVFGGDQNLLTFGLLFMGILLHGVSYDFYFITAYIYVDKKAPVAMRNAAQGLITLACQGIGSLLGYRLGGYLMQEMFAYDKPQNGLTFNWAGMWMFGSVMIVIITLAFITLFRDGKKRSEELTAFETSAAAESHK, encoded by the coding sequence ATGAAAAATACAATGCCAAAACTGTCGTTCATGATGTTCCTTGAATGGTTTATCTGGGGGGCATGGTTTGTGCCGCTCTGGGCCTTTCTTAGCAAAAACGGTTTTACGCCGATGGAGATCGCCTGGTGCTATGCCTGCACCTCCATCGCCGCCATTCTGTCACCGATCCTGGTTGGCTCACTGGCCGACCGCTTCTTCCAGGCGCAGAAGGTGCTGGCGCTGCTGATGATCGTCGGGGCGATCCTGATGTTCTTCGCCGCGCAGCAGACCCACTTCGGTAGCTTCTTTCCGCTGCTGCTGCTTTACGCGCTGACTTATATGCCCACCATCGCTTTAACCAACAGCATTGCCTTCTCCCATGTCGGCGATGTGGAGCGTGACTACCCACGCGTGCGTGTGATGGGGACCATTGGCTGGATCGCGTCCGGCATCGCCTGTGGTTTCCTGCCCCCGCTGCTGGGCTTTGGCGATATCTCCGCGAGCAACGTGCCATTGTTGATCACCGCCGCCAGCTCGCTGGTGCTGGGTATCTTCGCGTTGATGCTGCCTGCCACCGAACCCAAAAGTACCGGTAAGTTCAGCCTGCGCGTGGCGCTCGGTCTTGATGCGCTGCATCTGCTGAAAGATCGTAGTTTCCTTGTTTTCTTCGTTTGTTCGTTTCTGTTCAGCATGCCGCTGGCGTTCTATTACATCTTTGCCGAAGGCTACCTGACAGAAGTGGGATTGCCACACGCAACCGGTTGGATGACGCTCGGCCAGGTATCGGAAATCTTTTTCCTGCTGGCGCTGCCGTTCTTTATCAAACGTTTCGGCATCGGCAAAGTGCTGCTGCTGGGGCTGGTGACCGCTGCGTTACGCTATGTGTTCTTTGTGTTTGGCGGCGATCAGAACCTGCTGACTTTCGGCCTGCTGTTTATGGGCATCCTGTTGCACGGCGTCAGCTATGACTTCTACTTCATCACCGCCTACATTTACGTGGATAAGAAAGCGCCGGTGGCGATGCGCAACGCGGCACAGGGGTTGATCACGCTGGCCTGTCAGGGCATCGGCAGCCTGCTGGGTTACCGCCTCGGGGGCTATCTGATGCAGGAGATGTTTGCTTACGACAAACCGCAAAATGGCCTGACCTTTAACTGGGCCGGGATGTGGATGTTCGGTAGTGTGATGATTGTGATTATCACCCTCGCCTTTATCACGCTGTTCCGCGATGGCAAAAAACGCAGTGAAGAATTAACCGCTTTTGAGACTTCAGCAGCCGCTGAAAGCCATAAATAA